One stretch of Thermodesulfobacteriota bacterium DNA includes these proteins:
- the purS gene encoding phosphoribosylformylglycinamidine synthase subunit PurS, whose product MKDFKVKVEVKLKSVVLDPQGKAVLSALHKLGYNEVIETRVGKLIEMTVRNTDKENVKGLVEEMCDKLLANPVIEDFIISIK is encoded by the coding sequence ATGAAGGATTTTAAAGTCAAAGTCGAAGTAAAGCTAAAGTCTGTGGTGTTAGACCCACAAGGAAAAGCCGTGCTGTCAGCTCTTCATAAACTGGGTTATAATGAAGTGATAGAAACCAGAGTCGGAAAGTTGATCGAAATGACGGTAAGAAACACTGACAAAGAAAACGTTAAAGGACTAGTTGAAGAAATGTGTGATAAGCTTCTGGCAAATCCTGTGATTGAAGATTTCATTATTAGCATTAAATGA
- the purQ gene encoding phosphoribosylformylglycinamidine synthase subunit PurQ yields the protein MANFGIIVFPGSNCDHDCYHAIKHVFDQRCEYVWHDSKSLDGFDCLIVPGGFSYGDYLRTGAIASFSNIMKEVKKFAKTGKLIIGICNGFQILVEARLLPGAFIKNSSTKFICKWVNIRIENNISPFTHIFHRGDVLKIPIAHAEGNYYAGHDDIKYLKGNSLIAFKYCDQEGLVDSESNPNGSVENIAGILNSQGNILGMMPHPERCCEEVLGGKDGKLIFESIISWLKRGNSTKDVKNFI from the coding sequence ATGGCAAACTTTGGAATAATCGTTTTCCCCGGCTCAAACTGCGATCATGACTGCTATCATGCGATAAAGCACGTATTTGACCAAAGATGTGAGTATGTATGGCATGACAGTAAATCTTTGGATGGTTTCGATTGCTTAATAGTGCCTGGAGGGTTTTCATATGGAGATTACCTACGAACGGGTGCCATAGCAAGTTTCTCTAACATAATGAAGGAGGTAAAGAAGTTCGCTAAAACAGGAAAACTAATAATAGGAATTTGCAATGGGTTTCAAATTCTAGTCGAGGCAAGGCTACTTCCCGGTGCGTTTATTAAGAATTCCTCAACAAAGTTTATATGCAAATGGGTTAACATTCGTATTGAAAACAACATAAGCCCGTTTACTCATATCTTTCATAGAGGAGACGTATTGAAAATACCTATAGCGCACGCAGAGGGCAATTATTACGCTGGTCACGATGATATTAAGTACCTGAAGGGAAATTCTCTAATTGCTTTTAAGTACTGTGATCAAGAAGGGCTCGTAGATTCGGAATCAAACCCAAATGGATCTGTTGAAAACATTGCTGGAATATTAAATTCACAAGGCAATATTCTAGGTATGATGCCACACCCTGAAAGATGCTGTGAAGAAGTTCTCGGTGGAAAAGACGGAAAGCTTATTTTTGAATCTATCATATCCTGGTTGAAACGTGGCAATAGTACGAAAGATGTTAAGAATTTCATCTGA
- the moeB gene encoding molybdopterin-synthase adenylyltransferase MoeB — translation MKNDEFHIELTEDQIYRYSRNILLPEIGGVGQERLLRSRVFCIGAGGLGSPIALYLAAAGVGTIGIADSDQVDITNLQRQVLHYTDDIGRPKTVSAREKLQKLNPDVNVIIYEESIKKNNIREIIKGYDIILDGSDNFPTRYLVNDACYFEKKTLVSGAILRFEGQVSVFKPQCGGPCYRCLYPEIPPAGMIPTCQEEGILGAVAGMIGTIQALETLKEILQIGRTLSGRLLIFNTLNMNILELNVKRDPKCPLCSDNSTIKEMVDYEQPECDLNTSPIY, via the coding sequence ATGAAAAATGACGAGTTTCATATCGAACTGACTGAGGACCAGATATATAGATATAGCAGGAATATATTACTTCCTGAAATTGGTGGAGTGGGTCAGGAAAGGCTTCTAAGATCAAGGGTATTTTGCATTGGTGCTGGGGGTCTGGGTTCTCCAATCGCACTTTACCTTGCCGCAGCGGGTGTCGGTACTATCGGGATTGCAGACTCCGACCAGGTAGATATAACCAATCTCCAGAGACAGGTTCTTCACTATACAGATGATATAGGAAGACCGAAAACAGTATCCGCACGGGAAAAATTACAAAAACTCAATCCTGACGTAAACGTAATCATCTACGAAGAATCGATCAAAAAAAACAACATCAGAGAGATAATTAAGGGATACGACATCATTCTGGACGGTTCTGATAATTTTCCAACGCGCTACCTTGTAAACGATGCATGCTACTTTGAGAAAAAGACCCTGGTTTCCGGAGCGATACTCCGCTTCGAAGGTCAGGTATCAGTATTTAAACCACAATGCGGTGGTCCCTGCTATCGCTGCCTCTATCCTGAAATCCCACCTGCGGGCATGATACCAACCTGCCAAGAGGAAGGCATACTCGGCGCCGTTGCTGGAATGATTGGCACGATCCAGGCCTTGGAAACACTGAAAGAAATCCTTCAAATCGGACGTACCCTTTCGGGGAGACTGCTTATATTCAATACATTAAACATGAACATCCTTGAACTAAACGTAAAAAGAGACCCAAAGTGCCCGCTCTGCAGCGATAATTCAACTATAAAAGAAATGGTTGATTATGAACAGCCGGAGTGTGACTTAAATACTTCTCCGATCTATTGA
- a CDS encoding M67 family metallopeptidase, whose amino-acid sequence MVVKIIKSTYLELIKHAESGYPNEVCGVLIGKNGKITDYKQCRNLNEERTRDRYELDPASFHEADDWARKKRLEILGIYHSHPDHPSMPSEFDRSRAWPEWIYIILSINKGKYNDGRAWLLDDSVLTFKEKGIDLIDEK is encoded by the coding sequence ATGGTGGTAAAGATCATAAAATCTACATATTTGGAATTGATAAAACACGCTGAATCAGGATATCCAAACGAGGTGTGCGGGGTCCTGATTGGTAAAAATGGTAAAATTACGGACTATAAACAGTGTAGAAATTTGAACGAAGAAAGAACACGTGATCGTTACGAATTAGATCCCGCGTCTTTTCATGAAGCAGACGACTGGGCAAGAAAGAAGAGGCTTGAGATCCTGGGCATATACCACTCACATCCGGATCATCCATCTATGCCTTCAGAGTTTGACAGATCTCGTGCATGGCCCGAGTGGATTTATATCATATTATCAATCAACAAAGGCAAATACAATGATGGACGGGCCTGGTTACTCGATGATTCTGTTTTAACTTTTAAAGAAAAGGGAATTGATTTGATCGATGAAAAATGA
- a CDS encoding PLP-dependent cysteine synthase family protein, with the protein MDSPLTKTNQTTLGIKRADSVIDLIGNTPLIRLGKITEHLNSDVEIYAKAEWFNPGGSVKDRPALWMILDGIRSGKLTKDKVIMDSSSGNTAISYAMLGAALGYRVELVTPENINIERKKTLEAFGSRIIYSNPLEGSDGAIKLAQKLRAENPEKYFMPDQYNNPLNPISHYESTGPEILQQTRGRVTHFLSGIGTSGTLMGTGKRLREYNPNIKVISIEPAESLHGLEGLKHMATSIVPGIFDPIFPDERLYVPTEDSYRVMKELLKMEGIFVGHSGGAVIHATLEYAKRLDEGVLVTILPDSGYRYLSGGIWW; encoded by the coding sequence ATGGATTCCCCATTAACAAAAACAAATCAAACCACTCTCGGAATAAAAAGGGCAGACTCTGTAATTGATTTGATTGGAAACACGCCACTAATCAGGCTCGGGAAAATTACAGAGCATCTTAATTCAGATGTTGAGATTTACGCAAAGGCCGAATGGTTTAACCCAGGAGGCTCCGTAAAAGATCGCCCTGCACTTTGGATGATCCTAGACGGAATCCGTTCTGGCAAATTAACCAAAGACAAAGTTATTATGGACTCATCATCTGGCAACACAGCTATTTCTTATGCAATGCTTGGGGCAGCACTTGGTTACAGGGTTGAGCTGGTTACGCCTGAAAACATAAATATAGAGAGAAAGAAAACGCTAGAGGCATTTGGATCCAGAATAATCTATTCAAATCCCCTTGAGGGCTCAGATGGTGCAATTAAGCTAGCTCAGAAATTGAGAGCCGAAAACCCAGAAAAATATTTTATGCCCGATCAGTACAATAACCCTTTAAATCCGATCTCCCATTATGAATCTACTGGACCGGAAATCTTGCAACAAACACGTGGAAGGGTCACCCACTTTCTCTCGGGGATCGGAACCAGCGGAACACTAATGGGTACAGGTAAAAGATTAAGAGAATATAACCCCAATATAAAGGTCATATCGATTGAACCCGCTGAATCCCTTCATGGACTGGAAGGTTTGAAGCACATGGCAACATCAATAGTTCCCGGGATATTTGATCCGATCTTTCCTGATGAACGACTGTATGTACCAACAGAAGATTCATACAGGGTTATGAAAGAATTGCTTAAAATGGAGGGGATATTTGTGGGACACTCAGGAGGTGCGGTCATTCATGCCACGCTGGAGTATGCGAAGAGATTAGATGAGGGAGTTCTGGTCACGATACTGCCCGACAGCGGTTACAGATACCTCAGCGGAGGTATATGGTGGTAA
- a CDS encoding sulfurtransferase TusA family protein — translation MNTILADQTIDITKEICPMTFVKTKLKLDTLRSGQILEVILRDGEPLTNVPRSVKEEGHRILEIRQKGDFYTILIERR, via the coding sequence ATGAACACAATACTCGCGGATCAAACAATTGATATAACTAAAGAAATTTGTCCGATGACATTTGTAAAAACAAAACTAAAACTCGATACCTTACGCTCTGGACAGATTTTAGAAGTGATCCTGAGAGACGGAGAACCCTTAACCAATGTCCCAAGAAGTGTAAAGGAAGAGGGGCATAGGATCCTGGAAATTCGTCAAAAAGGTGATTTCTACACAATCCTAATTGAGCGTCGCTAA
- a CDS encoding AAA family ATPase, whose translation MGKIICVANQKGGVGKTTTVVNLSASLAAAHKKSIFIDFDPQGNATSGVGIDKEKVGKSIYNAIIGEVSIRETIIELEHQILKDYLSVTPSNSSLTGAEIELIYVERREWRLKDVIEPIVNEYDYIFIDSPPSLSLLTVNALTAADSVIIPVQCEYYAMEGLGQLKRTISLINQRLNPNLEIEGYLLTMFDPRNKICHVVANEVIDYFKERVFQTRIPRNVRLAESPSHGKPVLLYDSKSVGAESYISLAREIIARHGGEKVEESHFG comes from the coding sequence ATGGGGAAAATAATATGTGTCGCAAATCAAAAGGGTGGCGTGGGGAAGACAACTACGGTCGTAAATCTTTCAGCCTCTCTTGCTGCTGCCCATAAGAAATCCATCTTTATTGATTTCGACCCGCAGGGTAATGCTACAAGTGGTGTTGGTATTGATAAGGAGAAGGTTGGGAAAAGCATCTATAATGCGATAATTGGTGAGGTTAGCATCAGAGAAACCATAATCGAATTAGAACATCAAATCCTAAAAGACTACCTTAGTGTCACACCCTCAAATTCTTCCCTTACGGGAGCAGAGATTGAGCTAATATACGTCGAAAGACGTGAATGGAGACTGAAAGACGTTATTGAACCAATAGTAAACGAATACGACTACATATTCATTGACAGTCCACCATCACTTAGTTTACTAACAGTAAATGCCCTTACCGCTGCCGATTCTGTTATCATACCGGTTCAATGCGAGTACTATGCTATGGAAGGACTTGGACAGCTTAAGAGAACAATTTCACTGATCAATCAGAGACTAAATCCGAATCTTGAAATCGAAGGTTATCTTTTAACAATGTTCGATCCAAGAAACAAAATATGTCATGTAGTTGCAAACGAGGTGATTGACTACTTCAAAGAGCGAGTGTTTCAAACACGAATTCCTAGGAATGTCAGGCTTGCGGAATCACCAAGCCACGGAAAACCAGTCTTATTGTATGATAGTAAATCCGTCGGAGCCGAGAGCTATATCTCCCTTGCCCGAGAGATCATAGCAAGGCATGGAGGTGAAAAGGTTGAAGAAAGTCACTTTGGGTAG
- a CDS encoding ParB/RepB/Spo0J family partition protein, producing MKRLKKVTLGRGLDALIPTDKEVNGYILADIDQIKPNAYQPRKEFDEDGIDELASSIKEKGIIQPLVGRKIGDSYEIIAGERRWRAAQKAGLKKIPIILKDASDSEILELALIENLQREDLNPIDEAIAYEQLIGDFGLTHEEISKRIGKDRSTITNQIRLLKLPERVKQAIKEGEISAGHARAILSIESQSKALEILDLIRRNKLSVRQTEKLVQGLIKEPGADKKQNYIDPFLNNITEELKKVLGTQIRIIDRNGKGKIEIEYYSIDDLERIIEALMTRR from the coding sequence GTGAAAAGGTTGAAGAAAGTCACTTTGGGTAGAGGACTCGACGCCCTGATCCCAACCGATAAGGAGGTAAATGGATATATTCTTGCCGATATAGATCAAATTAAACCAAATGCCTACCAGCCGAGAAAAGAATTTGACGAAGATGGTATCGACGAGCTGGCATCATCAATCAAAGAAAAGGGAATCATACAGCCGCTAGTAGGAAGGAAGATCGGGGATAGCTACGAAATAATCGCAGGTGAACGACGCTGGAGAGCGGCTCAAAAAGCTGGTCTTAAAAAAATTCCAATCATCCTCAAGGATGCTTCTGACAGTGAGATCCTGGAACTAGCGTTGATTGAGAATCTTCAAAGGGAAGATTTAAACCCCATAGACGAGGCAATTGCGTATGAGCAGCTCATTGGAGATTTTGGATTAACCCACGAGGAGATCTCAAAAAGAATAGGAAAGGATAGATCTACAATAACAAATCAGATTAGACTTCTCAAGCTCCCTGAGCGGGTAAAACAGGCAATAAAGGAGGGAGAAATCAGTGCAGGACACGCGAGGGCAATCCTGAGCATAGAATCACAAAGTAAGGCACTAGAGATTCTTGACCTAATAAGAAGAAATAAACTCTCGGTGAGACAGACAGAAAAACTCGTACAGGGTCTAATTAAAGAGCCGGGAGCTGATAAAAAGCAAAATTACATTGACCCCTTTCTTAACAATATTACAGAAGAACTGAAGAAAGTATTGGGGACTCAGATCAGGATCATTGACAGGAATGGCAAGGGCAAAATCGAAATCGAATACTATTCCATAGATGATCTGGAAAGGATCATTGAAGCGTTAATGACAAGAAGGTAA